The Mercurialis annua linkage group LG2, ddMerAnnu1.2, whole genome shotgun sequence genome contains a region encoding:
- the LOC126666963 gene encoding uncharacterized protein LOC126666963, whose protein sequence is MEPVSASRIASRSSTSYEKLVFVGLGLLAVISPLFINSTPVTDPEIDEQPINLASWLPLLPLLLMAAIALSLFIDKGVSRRSRFSSYEKFVGVGLGILAVVSPLYINQRSDSDSELEDEPINLTYCMPLLLFLLILAIALSLHLDQSLTKFDPYWIHRVGGSSGGIIIILVILALILKCKAFHEGNAS, encoded by the exons ATGGAGCCAGTTTCTGCAAGCAGGATTGCTAGCAGATCTTCAACATCGTATGAGAAGCTTGTGTTTGTGGGTTTAGGACTTCTAGCTGTGATTTCACCTCTATTTATTAACAGCACACCAGTTACTGATCCAGAGATTGATGAACAGCCCATCAACCTTGCTTCTTGGTTGCCTTTGCTGCCCTTGCTGCTCATGGCCGCCATTGCTTTGTCGCTGTTTATCGATAAAGGCGTTAGCAG GAGAAGCAGGTTTTCTTCATATGAGAAGTTTGTAGGAGTTGGATTGGGGATTCTAGCTGTGGTTTCACCTCTGTATATTAACCAGAGATCAGATAGTGATTCAGAGCTTGAAGATGAACCCATCAACTTGACTTATTGCATGCCTCTGCTTCTCTTCTTGCTGATCCTGGCAATTGCTCTATCACTGCATTTAGACCAGAGTCTTACCAAGTTTGATCCTTATTGGATTCATAGAGTCGGCGGTTCATCTGGTGGGATCATAATCATTCTTGTGATTCTTGCTTTGATCTTGAAGTGCAAGGCATTCCATGAAGGAAACGCTTCATGA
- the LOC126666962 gene encoding ylmG homolog protein 2, chloroplastic → MAGKEALSMENSKDIVQPNCVLLLSSWVSQNPFLTKPPFFKSNNHIHNHLPSPNCMIRELHSSITSTADKFLNHLHCFASQSPILKNLLSVYSDFTTQITTHQVQCRAFRSPGYLSSHNFAAVLPGDSVAGIVVGNGILNFLNIYNTLLVVRLVLTWFPNSPPAIVSPLSTLCDPYLNIFRGIIPPLGGTLDLSPILAFLVLNAFTSAASAIPAELPKTEASSEGSSSPPRTIFTNLTISQQKWMTRLNGNKPQSSAGTC, encoded by the exons ATGGCGGGTAAAGAGGCATTGTCAATGGAGAATTCAAAAGATATTGTACAACCTAATTGTGTATTGCTGCTCTCTTCATGGGTTTCTCAAAACCCATTTCTTACAAAACCACCATTTTTCAAGTCCAATAATCACATTCATAATCATCTCCCATCTCCAAATTGTATGATACGAGAACTCCACAGTTCAATCACTTCTACTGCTGATAAATTCTTGAATCATCTTCATTGTTTTGCTTCTCAAAGTCCAATTCTCAAGAATTTACTGTCTGTTTATTCTGATTTTACAACACAAATCACCACCCACCAG GTTCAATGCAGGGCCTTTAGAAGTCCGGGCTATCTGTCAAGCCACAACTTTGCTGCTGTGTTACCTGGAGATTCAGTGGCAGGGATTGTGGTGGGTAATGGAATtctcaactttttaaacatttacaacACTTTGTTGGTTGTAAGGCTTGTTTTGACCTGGTTTCCTAATTCTCCTCCTGCCATTGTTAGTCCTCTCAG CACATTGTGCGATCCATACCTTAACATATTCCGCGGAATCATCCCACCATTAGGAGGGACTTTGGATCTTTCTCCAATTCTAGCATTCTTGGTTCTAAATGCCTTCACTAGCGCTGCTTCTGCAATTCCTGCTGAACTTCCAAAGACCGAAGCTTCTTCCGAAGGAAGTAGTTCTCCACCTCGTACCATCTTCACTAATCTCACCATATCACAGCAGAAATGGATGACAAGGCTTAATGGAAACAAGCCACAGAGCTCTGCTGGTACCTGTTAG